TGGGTGACATCAGCTCGACTCCGGTCCAGGCGGGCTCGCGCTCGTATATTACGCCCGCGACTGCGGCGCTCGGCCGCTCGCACGAGGAGGGAACATGGCGCGAAAGAGGGCGCTCGTCACTGGCGCAGCCGTGCGGCTTGGGCGCGCGTTCGCCGAGCACCTGGCCGCTCGCGGCTACGACCTGGTGCTGCACACCAACACCCGCCGTGCCCAGGCCGACGCGCTCGCCAAGACCCTTCGCAAGAAAGGCCTGCGCATCGACGTGGTCCAAGCGGACATCGCGCGGCCCGTCGATGTCGCGGCCATGTTCGACGCCTTCCCGGGCCGGCTGGATCTCGTGGTGAACAGCGCGGCCATGTTCGAGAAGGCGCCCTTCCTCGAGCTCTCCGACACCCAGCTCGCGCACATGGTGCTGACGAACCTGCTCGGGCCGATGCTCGTGTGTCGCCACGCCGCCGAGCGCATGACCCGCGGCGGGCAGATCGTGAACATGCTCGACATCGGCGCGCTGCAGCCCTGGCGCGGCTTCGCGCACTACTGCTCGGCGAAGGCGGGCCTGGCGATGCTCACCCGGGTGCTCGCGCTGGAGCTCGCGCCGAAGATCCGCGTGAACGGCATCGCCCCGGGCACCGTGCTCATCCCCGAGAGCTACACGAAAGCCCAGCGGCGCGCGCTCGCGGGCTCGATCCCGCTCGGCCGCGTGGGCCAGGTGGAGGACGTCTTGCGCGCGCTCGACTACCTGGTCGACGCGGAGTTCATCACCGGCACATTCCAGGTGGTCGACGGCGGACGGAGCCAGGGCGAGGGCGGCGGCTCGGAGGTCGCGTAAGCCCGGGTGGCGAAAACGGACCTGCGCGGGTATAATTGGCTCTCTTCTTGTTTTTGGGAGAACGACGCCATGGTGATGGAGAACTCGACGACGCCCGCGACCCCGGCCAGCGACAAGGCCCAGACGCCCGCCGCGGAGCCCGTGA
The Deltaproteobacteria bacterium DNA segment above includes these coding regions:
- a CDS encoding SDR family oxidoreductase yields the protein MARKRALVTGAAVRLGRAFAEHLAARGYDLVLHTNTRRAQADALAKTLRKKGLRIDVVQADIARPVDVAAMFDAFPGRLDLVVNSAAMFEKAPFLELSDTQLAHMVLTNLLGPMLVCRHAAERMTRGGQIVNMLDIGALQPWRGFAHYCSAKAGLAMLTRVLALELAPKIRVNGIAPGTVLIPESYTKAQRRALAGSIPLGRVGQVEDVLRALDYLVDAEFITGTFQVVDGGRSQGEGGGSEVA